In the Gossypium raimondii isolate GPD5lz chromosome 9, ASM2569854v1, whole genome shotgun sequence genome, one interval contains:
- the LOC105799397 gene encoding uncharacterized protein LOC105799397, with amino-acid sequence MERTSMGTSITRRAKWQYPPAQPTPRILHLPRRPRRKAPKPSPSKQPTWQKDRKGVLERLFDQERSFASGAVPVMLLTPRESEEERRRGRVEEEEKRANTHNSVVFVEEEKWRFQAEMLRAECNLLRMERKIAIKKMERRRVHMERTLKSALEILLSGRKNICEGKDVNLVLLEEQINDLVEKIEKLQKRTGVKELEVKKCSNFDKHVCLLQRQLQKFGFGGLSDEEICVKEIREMAEASLSIKISNEGSGSFASTSNHHNRNVESLRRKMDGLLESMEEEYGSLLSTSDLSSSSSLQQSNKEEKMGHETRVCSGHCKAIVGRVVEQIRGETEQWSQMQDMLGLVRDEMEELHASRDFWEDRALDSDCQIQSLQSAVKEWRQRAVSSEAKAKELEAQIYVLRQEMERLRQGRDRKSVRPQIASPINQLEAQNETEKRVLVCRLKEDDPNPKDGRRKPQTCRRWPLTDIGNISTLKKQQQSGEATLPLFSLHKEEMKRSL; translated from the exons ATGGAGAGGACATCAATGGGAACAAGTATAACAAGGAGAGCAAAATGGCAATACCCTCCAGCGCAGCCAACACCAAGAATCCTTCATTTGCCACGCCGCCCTAGAAGGAAAGCACCAAAGCCCAGTCCTTCGAAGCAACCCACTTGGCAGAAAGACAGAAAAGGGGTGCTGGAGAGATTGTTTGATCAAGAGAGGTCTTTTGCGAGTGGGGCTGTTCCAGTGATGCTTCTGACTCCAAGGGAGAGTGAGGAGGAGAGGAGAAGAGGGAGAGTGGAGGAGGAAGAGAAGAGAGCAAATACTCATAACAGTGTCGTCTTTGttgaagaagagaaatggagGTTCCAAGCTGAGATGTTGAGAGCGGAATGTAACTTGTTGAGGATGGAAAGAAAGATTGCCATTAAGAAAATGGAGAGAAGGAGAGTTCATATGGAGCGGACCCTGAAATCTGCCCTTGAAATTTTACTTTCT GGAAGAAAGAACATTTGTGAAGGGAAGGATGTGAACTTGGTGTTGTTGGAGGAGCAGATCAATGATTTGGTGGAGAAAATAGAGAAACTGCAAAAGAGAACAGGTGTGAAAGAGTTAGAGGTTAAAAAATGCAGTAACTTTGATAAGCATGTATGTTTACTCCAAAGGCAGCTACAGAAATTTGGGTTTGGAGGATTATCTGATGAAGAAATATGTGTGAAAGAGATCCGAGAGATGGCTGAAGCAAGCTTGTCAATCAAAATCAGCAATGAAGGGAGTGGCAGCTTTGCTTCTACTTCAAATCATCATAACCGCAAT GTGGAGAGTTTGAGAAGAAAGATGGATGGATTACTAGAGAGCATGGAGGAGGAATATGGTTCCCTGCTCTCCACTTCTGATTTgtcatcttcatcatctttACAGCAATCAAACAAA GAGGAGAAAATGGGGCATGAGACAAGAGTGTGTTCAGGACATTGCAAGGCTATAGTGGGGAGGGTGGTAGAGCAAATTCGTGGTGAGACAGAACAATGGTCCCAGATGCAAGACATGTTGGGGCTGGTAAGGGATGAGATGGAAGAACTTCATGCATCTCGTGATTTTTGGGAAGATCGAGCACTTGATTCTGACTGTCAGATTCAATCCCTGCAATCTGCT GTGAAAGAATGGAGACAGAGAGCTGTGTCATCGGAAGCCAAAGCTAAGGAGTTAGAGGCACAAATATATGTGCTTCGTCAGGAAATGGAGAGATTGAGGCAAGGCAGAGATAGAAAATCAGTGAGGCCCCAAATTGCATCACCAATCAATCAATTAGAAGCACAAAATGAAACAGAGAAGAGAGTGCTTGTGTGTCGGTTGAAGGAAGACGATCCTAATCCCAAGGATGGAAGACGAAAGCCCCAGACATGCAGACGCTGGCCCCTGACAGATATTGGTAATATCTCAACCCTGAAGAAGCAGCAGCAGTCTGGTGAAGCAACCTTGCCATTGTTTAGCCTTCATAAAGAGGAAATGAAACGTTCATTATAG